GCTTTTGGGAATTTTACCGGAAAGCTTGTTATGAGACAAGTCCAAAGATTCTAACTTTCCCAAGTTCCCAATCTTTTCAGGAATGTGTCCACTCAACTCGTTCCGTGATAAGTTTAACTGAGTCAATTCCACAAGACGCGTCACTTCAGCTGGAATCTCTCCAGTCAATTTATTACTCGATAAATCAATAAGTCTTAACAAACCAAGAATACTTTGATATTCATATTCTACTCCTTTCCAAATAATGTGTGATGAAAGACTTAGGTCTCCAGTGTAACCACGTCCTATTATCTGAATCTTTGTAAATGTATAATATGAGTGGAGCATTGATGTGAAATTCGCAAGGCATGAAGGAATAACACCACTTAAACCATTCAAGGAGAGATCCAATATTTGGATATGAGAAAGATGGCAGAGACTCAATGGTATGTTTCCAACAAATTTATTTGATTTCAGATTAAGAAAAACTAATGATGCAAATCTTTCACCAATCCATGACGGTATTGTTCCTTCCAAACTATTCCATCCAAAATCCAAAGCTTGCAGATTAATACAGTTCTCCAATGTAGAAGGCAAAGCTCCTGAAAAGTTGTTGTTCCCCAATTGTAGAGATTGAATATTTGTCAAACTTCCAATGGAACTTGGGATCTCTCTTGAGAAGTCATTGTAATCTAACTTCAGAAAATATAGACTACTGTTGAAATTCCCCCAACAATCAGGAAGGCTTCCGAATAATTGATTATTGGACATGTCAAGAAATTCTGTTGCCGCATATTTTGCTTCACATAGAAAGGAGCTGCAACTAGTGAAATTATTATGGGAGAGATTTAAATTGGATGCATTGGAGAGAGAAGATGGAATAGAACCATGGAATTTATTGAAACTCAAATCAACTACTGTAATCTGAGCACCTATCAATGGAAAATGTGGCAAGGTACTATAAAGAAgattgaaagacatatttaagtgCCGCAACCCGGATGATATATTACTGAACCAATTGGGAACAACACTAGAAATATCATTATCTGAAATGTCAAGACGGGAGAGTTGTGATTGAGTTTGTAGCCAACTAGGAAATTGTGGACCTAACTTGCAAGATGCGAGTTCTATGGTTTGCAACTGAAATGGAGGAACCCAATTGGAGTTGAACTTCAATCTCAAAGCTGAGTTATAGGAAAAAGATAGACTCTCCAATTTGGGATACTTAATTAGGTCCACTTCAGAGATAACCCCAACAAGAGAGTTTGAAGAGACTTCTAAATACTCAAGATGAGATAGTCCACCAATAATACTCTCAGTTGAAGTACCATTAAACCTATTGTTACTTGCATAAAAATATGTCAAGTTTAGCATTGATGAAAGATCAGGTAATGGTCCTGTGAGTTGGTTGTCATACAAACGCAATGTTTCAAGACTTGGAAATCGACCCAAGTGGCTAGGAAAAGTACCTTCCAACCGATTATTAGCAAGATCTAGCACTTTCAGAGATGGGAATGTGTTTTCAGCATCCTCAAGAATTGACCCACTAAGTTGGTTGTCATCTAAATATAAAGTCTCTAATGAATTCTTGGCAGAACCTGCTAGATTTTCTAAAACATTATGTAAGGTACCACTAAGGTTGTTGTAAGATAAATCTAAGATCTGCATGTTGGAAAGATTCCCCAAGGACTTTAGTACTCCATTTTCAAGTTCAGCTTTGTTTCCAGTCAAATAAACTTCTGACAAAGATTTTTGTCCTCTAATGGAATCTGGAAATAAACCATCTATGATGTTCACTGACATAGTAAGTTCAAAAAGATTATTACTTGAGTTTAAAAACCAAGTAATTGCAGTGGGATGTATTGAATTACCATCAAGTGTGAGAGTTTTTAGAAAATTAGACGAATAATTCGAAGGGGAAAGAGATGAAAGATCTACTTTGGGAAGTAGACAATCTGATAGGTCCAAGTCTGATAAGAAAGGTGGCACTCTAAATGATTCAAGCCCTGCTTTAGTAAAATTGGCCTCATACAATGCAAAGGTCTTCAAAGAAGTGAGACGAGAGAGCCACTCAAGACTATCAACATATATACTATCATTATAAGAAAGATGAAGATCCTGCAATTTGGTAAGATTTCCAAACTCAGGGGGAATGGCACCACTAATTGGATTATATGAAAGGTCAAGATGCGTGAGAAGTTTGAAAGAACCAATACACTTGGGAATTCGAGTAAAGTTATTGTCAGATAGACTCAAGTAAT
The Humulus lupulus chromosome 6, drHumLupu1.1, whole genome shotgun sequence DNA segment above includes these coding regions:
- the LOC133784777 gene encoding receptor-like protein EIX2, whose product is MRIMIILVVWLLFLLTTAAHVRCDDGDQQGSRCIEKEKEALLSFKRVADPGNLLSWATNSSNQNCCNWKGITCDNQTNHVVAIDYLGYYGAQLGGEIGCSLAELHYLNYLSLSDNNFTRIPKCIGSFKLLTHLDLSYNPISGAIPPEFGNLTKLQDLHLSYNDSIYVDSLEWLSRLTSLKTFALYEANFTKAGLESFRVPPFLSDLDLSDCLLPKVDLSSLSPSNYSSNFLKTLTLDGNSIHPTAITWFLNSSNNLFELTMSVNIIDGLFPDSIRGQKSLSEVYLTGNKAELENGVLKSLGNLSNMQILDLSYNNLSGTLHNVLENLAGSAKNSLETLYLDDNQLSGSILEDAENTFPSLKVLDLANNRLEGTFPSHLGRFPSLETLRLYDNQLTGPLPDLSSMLNLTYFYASNNRFNGTSTESIIGGLSHLEYLEVSSNSLVGVISEVDLIKYPKLESLSFSYNSALRLKFNSNWVPPFQLQTIELASCKLGPQFPSWLQTQSQLSRLDISDNDISSVVPNWFSNISSGLRHLNMSFNLLYSTLPHFPLIGAQITVVDLSFNKFHGSIPSSLSNASNLNLSHNNFTSCSSFLCEAKYAATEFLDMSNNQLFGSLPDCWGNFNSSLYFLKLDYNDFSREIPSSIGSLTNIQSLQLGNNNFSGALPSTLENCINLQALDFGWNSLEGTIPSWIGERFASLVFLNLKSNKFVGNIPLSLCHLSHIQILDLSLNGLSGVIPSCLANFTSMLHSYYTFTKIQIIGRGYTGDLSLSSHIIWKGVEYEYQSILGLLRLIDLSSNKLTGEIPAEVTRLVELTQLNLSRNELSGHIPEKIGNLGKLESLDLSHNKLSGKIPKSLAELSLLDHLDLSNNQLSGKIPTSTQLQSFNASAYTMNHGLFGPPLTDWHESGTSPDGFLASTHDQEDETWFNLSWFYKGIGVGFTIGFCGVCINFVIINYYWRNSYFMFMHSVRNILSKGLLRRTLAWIDRSLS